In the Papio anubis isolate 15944 chromosome 3, Panubis1.0, whole genome shotgun sequence genome, CCCCATGTAGAATTCCCTGAACTCTACATTCTAGACCAATCTATGGGCTTCAAAAGATGTCACAAAAAGATATTCTGGCcaaaaaatctggaaacaaagaAACTGGTTTTTTAGGTGAATATACACTTTATGCTTTTGCTTTACTTCTTGAAAGGTTGTGATGTACTTCTCCCTCTGTAATAAACAACTAAAATACCTCTTCCTAAAGCATAATAATGGCCTGTAAGCAAGGAGATGAATGCAAACACCCAGTTAACattaaactttcctcttaaaaagagcacaatttaaaaataattttaatggttatttttcTCTGGCAAAGAACACCTTAAGGGCTCCCCCCCTCCTTTTACTCAATGCAAAAATCAGTGATTGTGAGAGATCCTTTTCAAAAAGTGCCATGCTTTCTTCTTGTCTTGGGAAGAGACAGCAATCTCTATTAGGAATGATTAGGAATATTCTTAAAGAGGCTGCAGGCACTTGGTTTAAAACCTGAGACATTGCTGATACAAATATGTATCTATGTAATTATGTggcttatctttattttctaccttaaaaaaaaaaaaaaaatcaagtagaaCATCACCCTCTTACCCCCACCAAGCCCCGCCACCAAATGGCTTGTACAATTGAGACCTGTCCTTGGTCCATTGAATTAAGACCCTAACAGAGCCAGCTGTGCTGGGATTCAAACTAATGACCGCAGACACAGAAGGACACCGTGGCAGCTGGTAGTTCTTTTTTCCCTGCCTCTTTAGTTCAGATTGTATGTGGGCAGTCTCTTAGCTCTCAGTTGTATTGTGTTTGCTTACAGTTTATACTCGGATGTATTGTAGACTTTCTCAGTACTTCATTTGCTAATTTCCTGTTCATTTTCCTCATAGGGCCATTGCTGTTTTCTACTTTACAGCATTTGCATGCCCAGGCAGCACTTGTTCACACATTTCATAATGTTTAAATGCCCTCTGCTTCTAGGTAGTATCGCCCTCCCACCCATGATTTGCATGTCTTTAGCACTCCAATTGCCCTTTTCCTTAGGCGTTTGTCACCCCCGTCTTCCCTCTTTCCCTGGGTATCCTGGCTATTAATACATTTTCTCAGGAGGGTTATAAGAATAGGGGGGAGGAGCTGTGGTttgctgtggggagggagggaggggggttGGGAGCGTTGGGGGGATGGGCTGGGGGGGGTCACATCTTGGTGATTCTTATGCAAAGGACCTGATGGAAGAATGTGGGAGCTTTCGCTGTCTGCGGTGGGTTAGTGAGGgaggttgtttatttatttttaatctttttcctcGTGCAGCTCGTTGGAATGACTTTCTTTATTTTAGTTGTAACAGTTGGAGGATAATGCAAAGGAAGACGCTGCCTGGGAATTCACCGTCTGTGGAAATGAGCCCCAGAGAGGAATAAAGCAGCCCTCACCTTGCTCTCCCCACCCGAACCCACTTTCCCCTCCCGCCTCGGCCCCCACCCCAACACCACCAtcactcccttccctcccccccaCCTTTCCCCCTTTTCCACCCAGGTGTCGGACCAGGCGGTCCCCACTTCCACCCTGCACCCCTTCTTCCCCCCCTGCACCATGAACACCAATGTCTGCGTGGAGCCCGGGCCGAGCCCGGAGGCCCCGGGCTTGCCCAAGGAAAGCCACTTGCCCGAAGGGGCTCTGAACAGCCTTGTGGATTACAACTCGGAAATGGAGCGCTACCGCTCCTTTGCCACCTCCTTCTACAAGACCAACGGGGGCGCCTTCCCACAGGCGGCTAAGATCGCGCGCATCACCACCCCCATCTTCCCCAgcagcgccgccgccgccgcggccgccgcGCGCATCGGCATGTCCCCCTGGAACTGCGACAACGcggccaccgccgccgccgccaccgccatGCTCTGGGGCAgcggcgggggtgggggcggcgGCGGGGGTGGCGGCGggggtggcggcggcggcggcggcgggggcgggggcgggggcggtggGGGCGGCAGGAAATCCTCctccgccgccgcctcctcctccgcctcctcctcctcggcGATCCTCCCCgccggcggtggcggcggcggcggcggcggcggcggcggcggcagcaggaCCAGCATGCACCACCGAAACGACTCCCAGAGGCTGGGGAAAGCTGGCTGCCCGCCAGAGCCGTCGTTGCAAATGGCAAATACTAATTTCCTCTCCACCTTATCCCCTGAACACTGCAGACCTTTGGCGGGGGAATGCATGAACAAGCTCAAATGCGGCGCTGCTGAAGCAGAGATAATGAATCTCCCCGAGCGCGTGGGGACTTTTTCCGCTATCCCGGCTTTAGGGGGCATCTCATTACCTCCAGGGGTCATCGTCATGACAGCCCTTCACTCCCCCGCAGCAGCCTCAGCAGCCGTCACAGACAGTGCGTTTCAAATTGCCAATCTGGCAGACTGCCCGCAGAatcattcctcctcctcctcgtcctcctcagGGGGAGCTGGCGGAGCCAACCCAGccaagaagaagaggaaaaggtgtGGGGTCTGCGTGCCCTGCAAGAGGCTCATCAACTGTGGCGTTTGCAGCAGTTGCAGGAATCGCAAAACGGGACACCAGATCTgcaaatttagaaaatgtgaagAGCTAAAGAAAAAACCTGGCACTTCACTAGAGGTCAGAGGAGATGATTTCTTGTTTCCCAGTCTCCCCCCTTCCCTCCTCACTCCCTCTCCCCTTCAGGGATTCTTGTCTGGCTTCAAGATGCAGTACCCCTTCTCAGAAGCTTCATTCAGGTGGTAAGAGTTGTAGGTGGTTTGCGAAAGGCTTGGCCTCTCCACCACCCGCCCCAGCTGCACTTCACGTGACACCGCCCTTCTGATAGAGAGAGTGCCCTCCTTTTTATCCCTGGgggaaaaataatgtaattggtTTGAAGAATCAGAAGTTTCACATTCAGTATGCTCAATGTTTTCCCTTGGTGGTTTAAAATGCCTCCTGCTCCTTATTAAAAAGGGTGGGGCATCTTTGACCAAAGGACTGGACACATCACATCCTATGCAAGTTTACAGGCTAAGTTAGTGGCCCAGTTATAACAGTGAGGACACAGTTTGTGGCACACAAGCCTGTTCTCAttgaaaaaacaataacaaactaCACAACGGTATTCATTGAAGCTGAAACACCTGGATTCAGAAGGGGATTTCCTACCCCCTTCTAGAATCGTTTTTCTACTCATCAAGGCAGAATGtttgtttcctatttcattttctgcatATCTGATATTTTTGGAGAAAGTTGAAACTGTGTAGAAAGTGGATTTCCACCTGCAAATTTTAAGGAGATGTGACATAGAATAAAGGGATGCAATTAGTTAATTTCAGGGCAGATGAGagtgattttgtttaaaaagttcttttatatagtttcagaatgaataatttctaaaactcagttacaaaaaaagtatttccctTGGTCTCTGCATTGGACAAAGTAACCATTTTGTGGTTACAAAGTTGGTCTATACACCAAGCACGGTTTTGGTTGATACCTTATATGGtcaataatagtttcttttaccTATAGGTCTTTAAAACAGATATTGTACAGATAGTCACTAAAGTAATTGTTAAATTAGGCTATGAATTATGCTACATACAGAGATTGATACGTTGGATACAAATTTTGTATTGTGTCCtgatcaaaacaaaaaagaggaaaaatgaaaaatcacagGTAAATGACTTTGATGGTATATTAAGCAAAGAAATGTGGACAAGTAGTTATAGTCTCTTGATAAAATTTACAGGGTAGATAATTAGATGTTCATATATATGTGAGACTGTAGGTGGTGGATTTAGCATTCTGtgctttaacattttaacattctgTGGGGTGAATTGCAGGATGAGAGTGGCTCTCACAAGGTATCTTAGGGGtatctgtaaattattttaaaaattgtgagtaCTGCTTAAAGGAGTTTTCTTTATGAACTGGGAAGcagtctttaaaataataaagagaagagTTAAAGATCTTTGGTACAGATTTGAACACAAAGAAGAtacaggtttttttaaaaaactttaatggTGTAAATCAAACTAGATAGCACTCTAGGATTCTAAAAATATCAGAATTATGTTGATGCTCACTATTGGGTATGATCAGTTTCATCAAAATattgcattttgcatttatttttctttataagatgCATCAGCTCTTTTTGGAAAGTTTAACTTTACTCCTGGAtggtttattgtattttctttggcAACTTTCTTTGTGCAAAGAGAATAGCAACTATAATTCAGGTCCATGTATTTTCTTAGGTGGCAAAAAATAGCTTTTGAATCTTCCTTTCTGGATTAATTTATTGTAACTTCTAAGGACTATGggaaattaaaattcagttcaTACTGAAATACTCTATTCCCAAATGATAAGGACaacatggcttttatttttcctcctgaaATGCAGTATCTAGAATTATACGTTTGATTCTGCTGTTAGGCCTCATCTTTAGCTAGACTCATGGCACTACTTGCATCCCA is a window encoding:
- the CXXC4 gene encoding CXXC-type zinc finger protein 4, yielding MNTNVCVEPGPSPEAPGLPKESHLPEGALNSLVDYNSEMERYRSFATSFYKTNGGAFPQAAKIARITTPIFPSSAAAAAAAARIGMSPWNCDNAATAAAATAMLWGSGGGGGGGGGGGGGGGGGGGGGGGGGGGGGRKSSSAAASSSASSSSAILPAGGGGGGGGGGGGGSRTSMHHRNDSQRLGKAGCPPEPSLQMANTNFLSTLSPEHCRPLAGECMNKLKCGAAEAEIMNLPERVGTFSAIPALGGISLPPGVIVMTALHSPAAASAAVTDSAFQIANLADCPQNHSSSSSSSSGGAGGANPAKKKRKRCGVCVPCKRLINCGVCSSCRNRKTGHQICKFRKCEELKKKPGTSLERTPVPSAEAFRWFF